A genomic stretch from Flavobacterium nitratireducens includes:
- a CDS encoding PD-(D/E)XK nuclease family protein → MINSTFLDKIAKILIEKYSDKLVNTIIVLPNKRARIFLIEALKKQISTNILAPKIVSIEDFIQDIAAIRTVDPIELLFEFYEVYLSVTEKSNQQTFELFANWAKTLLQDFNEIDRYLLDPTHVLSYLKDIEDIKKWGVEVENKTTLIEKYIDFWKLLPLYYQSLYVHLLQKGIGYQGLIYREAVKNLNDFSNSITNNQFVFAGFNALNASEEKIIQHLIANDCAEIYWDADQTFLNDPYHDAALFLRRFKQTWKHYKTNPFEWIVDDFSQTKNIQIIGTPKSIGQAKIAGSIIEKITEDNPLTSLDKVAIVLGEENVLVPLLYSLPSTVGALNITMGYSSKNNPAQILIAKLFKMHTNALSRKSSSYVFYYKDVLDILTHPLVEPYAKTSDLVNTINKNNYTFISHQKLLELNQNPTDLFLLLFQKWESGSIAVLQSVSQLLLTIKENLSNDNEEEKITKAFVFAIFKVINKLINYYSKHQHIDKIETLHAIYKQVIDLAEVSFEGEPLNGLQIMGVLESRVLDFETVIVTSMNEGKFPAGKSQNSFIPYDVKRELGLPTFKEKDAIYTYHFYHLLQRAKNIYLLYNTESEGLDAGEKSRFITQLEVEKQPNHILTHEIYNAVLPETAYKPMVIEKSAAVMERLAVIAKEGFSPSALTSYIRNPIQFYFQKILRIREVEEVEENIALNTLGTIIHETLRVLYEPFIGKYISEKDIEDAFKLIDEEVLKQFKIVYKEGEIKKGRNLLAFEVAKRNVSNFLKMELESIKAGDAIKIIALEKTFERTLKHPDLLIPVLIKGNVDRIEERNGNIRIVDYKTGKVEKGNVSLKSWNGLTQEIKNDKIIQVLAYAFMYEEQAQGKPIEAGIISFKNLKSGFLPFNFKEDKEVQQIINQEIMANYLEEIVLLLKEILDEGISFEEKIL, encoded by the coding sequence ATGATAAATAGTACTTTTCTAGATAAAATAGCCAAGATTTTAATTGAAAAATATTCGGATAAACTGGTCAATACGATAATAGTTTTGCCGAATAAAAGAGCCAGGATTTTTTTGATTGAGGCGCTCAAAAAACAAATTTCAACGAATATCCTTGCTCCTAAGATTGTTAGCATTGAAGATTTTATTCAGGATATAGCAGCGATTCGAACTGTTGACCCAATTGAATTATTATTCGAGTTCTACGAAGTTTATTTGTCGGTTACTGAAAAGTCAAATCAACAAACTTTTGAGCTCTTTGCTAATTGGGCTAAAACATTACTGCAAGATTTTAATGAAATCGACCGTTATTTGTTAGACCCTACTCATGTTTTGTCCTACCTAAAAGATATTGAAGATATCAAAAAATGGGGTGTTGAGGTAGAGAACAAAACCACATTGATTGAGAAATATATTGATTTTTGGAAATTATTGCCGCTTTATTATCAGTCTTTATATGTTCATTTGCTTCAAAAAGGGATTGGTTATCAGGGTTTAATTTACCGTGAAGCTGTTAAAAATTTAAATGATTTTTCGAATTCAATAACTAATAATCAATTTGTTTTTGCCGGTTTTAATGCCTTAAATGCTTCTGAAGAAAAAATCATTCAGCATTTGATAGCTAATGATTGCGCTGAAATTTATTGGGATGCCGATCAAACTTTTTTAAATGATCCTTACCATGATGCGGCTTTATTTTTACGTCGATTCAAGCAAACATGGAAACATTATAAAACCAATCCTTTTGAATGGATTGTGGATGATTTTTCGCAAACTAAAAACATTCAAATCATTGGGACACCAAAAAGTATTGGTCAGGCCAAAATTGCAGGCAGCATTATCGAAAAAATCACGGAAGATAATCCTTTAACTTCCTTGGATAAAGTGGCCATTGTACTTGGTGAAGAAAATGTATTAGTGCCTCTTTTGTATTCTTTGCCTTCCACTGTGGGTGCTTTAAATATCACCATGGGATATTCAAGTAAAAATAATCCTGCCCAAATTTTGATTGCTAAATTGTTTAAAATGCATACCAATGCCTTGTCTAGAAAGTCATCGAGTTATGTGTTCTATTATAAAGATGTATTGGATATTTTGACACATCCATTGGTAGAACCTTATGCTAAAACAAGTGATTTAGTAAATACCATCAATAAAAACAATTACACTTTTATTAGTCATCAAAAGTTACTTGAGCTCAATCAAAATCCTACCGATTTATTTTTACTGCTTTTTCAAAAATGGGAATCAGGTTCTATTGCAGTACTACAATCTGTATCTCAATTGTTATTGACCATCAAAGAGAATTTGAGTAATGACAACGAAGAAGAAAAAATTACCAAAGCCTTTGTTTTTGCCATTTTCAAAGTGATTAATAAGTTAATTAATTATTATTCAAAACATCAGCATATTGATAAAATAGAAACTTTACATGCCATTTATAAGCAAGTAATTGATTTGGCAGAAGTGTCTTTTGAAGGAGAACCTTTGAATGGTTTGCAGATAATGGGAGTTCTGGAAAGTCGTGTTTTGGATTTTGAAACCGTGATTGTAACTTCTATGAATGAAGGGAAATTTCCAGCGGGAAAATCTCAAAATTCTTTTATTCCTTATGATGTAAAAAGAGAGTTAGGTTTGCCCACTTTCAAAGAAAAGGATGCTATTTATACCTATCACTTTTACCATTTATTGCAACGTGCTAAGAATATTTATTTATTGTACAATACTGAAAGTGAAGGTTTAGATGCTGGTGAAAAAAGCCGATTCATCACGCAATTGGAAGTAGAAAAACAGCCTAATCATATTTTGACACACGAAATTTATAATGCTGTTTTACCTGAAACGGCTTATAAACCTATGGTGATCGAAAAATCGGCGGCGGTGATGGAGCGTTTGGCTGTAATAGCGAAAGAAGGTTTTTCGCCTTCGGCATTAACATCTTATATTCGAAATCCGATTCAGTTTTATTTTCAAAAAATATTACGCATACGTGAAGTAGAGGAAGTAGAAGAGAATATTGCTCTGAATACACTAGGGACGATTATCCACGAAACCTTAAGGGTTTTATATGAACCTTTTATTGGAAAGTATATTTCTGAAAAAGATATTGAAGATGCTTTCAAATTAATTGATGAAGAGGTTTTAAAGCAATTTAAAATTGTTTATAAGGAAGGCGAAATCAAAAAAGGACGCAATCTTTTGGCTTTTGAAGTAGCTAAACGCAACGTTTCTAATTTTCTGAAAATGGAATTAGAAAGTATAAAAGCAGGTGATGCGATAAAGATTATTGCTTTAGAAAAAACTTTTGAGCGTACTTTGAAACATCCGGATTTGCTAATTCCAGTTTTAATCAAAGGAAATGTCGATCGTATTGAAGAACGTAACGGAAATATTCGAATTGTAGATTATAAAACCGGGAAAGTTGAGAAAGGCAATGTGAGTTTGAAATCTTGGAACGGATTGACTCAGGAAATTAAAAACGATAAAATTATCCAGGTTTTGGCTTATGCTTTTATGTATGAAGAACAAGCTCAAGGAAAACCTATAGAAGCAGGAATCATTTCGTTTAAAAATCTAAAATCAGGTTTTTTACCATTTAATTTTAAAGAAGACAAAGAAGTTCAGCAAATTATCAATCAGGAAATAATGGCTAATTATTTAGAGGAGATCGTGTTGTTGCTGAAGGAGATTTTGGATGAAGGTATATCTTTTGAGGAAAAGATTTTATAA
- a CDS encoding alpha/beta fold hydrolase → MKSILFKNTRISYTDSGKGTAIVLLHGFLENKSMWNAFIPEFSKKYRIITIDLLGHGETDCMGYVHSMENNADVVHAVLAELRIRKAIFVGHSMGGYVALAFAELYPDNVKGLVLLNSTSRADSEERKLNRDRAIKAVKQSFANFISLSIANLFSEENRERLKDQIELVKQEALKTPLQGIVASLEGMKIRMDREVILHLTPYPKMLILGQKDPVLNYEENLEQIEETDVQLVTFPDGHMSHIENETELTSVLLNFFKKIK, encoded by the coding sequence TTGAAATCAATTCTCTTTAAAAACACCCGCATTTCGTATACCGATTCTGGCAAAGGAACAGCAATTGTGTTGCTTCATGGATTTTTGGAGAACAAAAGCATGTGGAACGCTTTTATCCCCGAATTCTCTAAAAAATACCGCATCATTACCATTGATTTATTGGGTCATGGTGAAACCGATTGTATGGGTTATGTTCACTCCATGGAAAACAATGCCGATGTGGTTCATGCCGTTTTAGCTGAATTGCGCATTCGAAAAGCTATTTTTGTTGGGCATTCCATGGGCGGTTATGTGGCTCTGGCTTTCGCCGAATTGTATCCTGACAATGTAAAAGGGTTGGTTTTATTAAATTCAACTTCACGAGCAGACAGCGAAGAACGAAAATTGAACCGTGACCGTGCCATTAAAGCGGTTAAACAATCATTCGCTAATTTCATTTCGCTTTCGATAGCCAATTTATTCAGCGAAGAAAATCGTGAACGTTTAAAAGACCAAATAGAATTGGTAAAACAAGAAGCTTTAAAAACACCTTTACAAGGCATTGTGGCTTCACTGGAGGGAATGAAAATCCGTATGGATCGAGAAGTAATTTTACACCTGACACCTTATCCAAAAATGCTTATCCTAGGACAAAAAGATCCTGTTTTGAATTATGAAGAAAATCTGGAACAAATTGAAGAAACTGATGTTCAACTAGTCACTTTCCCAGACGGTCACATGTCCCACATTGAAAACGAAACTGAACTAACTTCGGTTTTATTGAACTTTTTTAAGAAGATTAAATAA
- a CDS encoding TIGR00266 family protein, which produces MRAHEIDYEIFGEEMQYVEIELDPQEIIIAEAGSFMMMDNNIQMQTIFGDGSEQQTGIFGKLLSAGKRVLTGESLFMTAFINQNYGKAKVSFASPYPGKILPIDLTQFNGKFICQKDAFLCAAKGVAVGIEFSRKLGRGLFGGEGFIMQKIEGDGMAFVHSGGTMAKKELKAGEILKVDTGCIIGFTQDVDYDIEFIGGIRNSIFGGEGLFYATLKGPGTVYIQSLPFSRLADRIIASAPKAGGNSRDEGSLLGGLGNLLDGDNRF; this is translated from the coding sequence ATGCGAGCACACGAAATAGATTACGAGATTTTTGGCGAAGAAATGCAATACGTCGAAATCGAACTCGACCCACAAGAAATTATCATTGCCGAGGCAGGCAGTTTTATGATGATGGACAACAACATCCAAATGCAAACCATTTTTGGAGATGGTTCTGAGCAACAAACGGGAATTTTCGGAAAATTACTCAGCGCTGGAAAAAGAGTACTTACTGGCGAAAGTTTGTTCATGACCGCTTTTATCAATCAAAATTATGGCAAAGCCAAAGTATCCTTTGCTTCACCTTATCCTGGAAAAATTCTCCCAATTGATTTAACTCAATTTAATGGAAAATTCATCTGTCAAAAAGATGCTTTTTTATGTGCGGCCAAAGGAGTAGCTGTAGGCATTGAATTTTCAAGAAAATTAGGTCGCGGACTCTTTGGTGGTGAAGGTTTCATCATGCAAAAAATTGAAGGCGACGGAATGGCTTTTGTACATTCAGGAGGAACAATGGCTAAAAAAGAATTGAAAGCAGGCGAAATTCTAAAAGTCGACACCGGTTGTATCATAGGATTTACTCAGGATGTAGATTACGATATTGAATTTATTGGAGGCATCCGTAATTCCATTTTTGGAGGCGAAGGCTTATTTTATGCCACCCTTAAAGGTCCCGGAACAGTGTACATACAATCCTTACCATTTAGCCGTCTTGCCGACAGAATCATTGCCTCAGCTCCAAAAGCTGGAGGAAATAGCCGTGACGAAGGCAGCCTACTAGGCGGATTAGGAAATTTATTGGATGGAGATAATCGTTTTTAA
- a CDS encoding aminopeptidase P family protein: MKYHQISNSLFIKNRKKFTAQMKPNSVAVFNSNDIYPVSADSTLPFAQHRDIFYLSGIDQEESILLLFPDAPYEHQKEMLFLKETNEHIAIWEGAKLTKDEAFAVSGIKTVYWLQDFEKILFELMTYSDTIYINTNEHYRSKIETETREARFVKWWKEKYPAHQVAKSNPILQHLRSIKESEEIDLIQQACNITELGFRRLLSFVKPNVMEYEIEAELIHEFIRNRSKGFAYTPIIASGKNANVLHYIENNQQCKEGDLLLLDVAAEYANYSSDLTRTIPVSGRYSERQKAVYNAVLRVKNEATKMLTPGTLWKQYHIEVGKIMTSELLGLGLLDKADVQNENPDWPAYKKYFMHGTSHHMGLDTHDYGLLTEPMQANMVFTVEPGIYIPEEGFGIRIEDDVVIQPTGEPFNLMRNIPIEADEIESLMNA, encoded by the coding sequence ATGAAATATCATCAAATTAGCAACAGCCTTTTTATAAAAAACCGTAAAAAATTCACGGCTCAAATGAAACCTAATAGTGTTGCCGTTTTTAATTCGAACGATATTTATCCCGTAAGTGCCGACAGTACTTTGCCTTTTGCACAACACCGCGATATTTTTTATTTAAGTGGAATTGATCAAGAAGAAAGCATCTTGTTACTTTTCCCAGATGCACCTTACGAGCATCAAAAAGAAATGTTATTCCTAAAAGAAACTAACGAGCACATTGCCATTTGGGAAGGAGCTAAATTAACTAAAGACGAAGCTTTTGCTGTATCAGGAATCAAAACCGTATATTGGCTTCAGGATTTCGAAAAAATATTGTTTGAATTAATGACGTATTCAGACACTATTTATATCAATACAAACGAACATTATCGCTCTAAAATTGAAACCGAAACGCGTGAAGCGCGTTTTGTAAAATGGTGGAAAGAGAAATACCCAGCGCATCAAGTCGCTAAAAGCAACCCTATTTTGCAACATTTACGTTCGATAAAAGAAAGTGAAGAAATCGATTTGATTCAACAGGCTTGTAACATTACAGAACTTGGTTTCCGTCGATTACTATCATTTGTAAAGCCAAATGTAATGGAATACGAAATCGAAGCTGAACTGATTCACGAATTCATCCGTAACCGTTCAAAAGGTTTTGCCTATACACCAATTATTGCCTCAGGAAAGAATGCGAATGTATTACATTACATCGAAAACAACCAACAATGTAAAGAAGGCGATTTACTTTTACTGGACGTTGCTGCCGAATATGCTAATTATTCCAGTGATTTAACACGTACCATCCCTGTATCAGGCCGTTATTCTGAACGTCAAAAAGCAGTTTACAATGCCGTTTTACGCGTGAAAAACGAAGCGACTAAAATGCTTACACCGGGAACACTCTGGAAACAATACCATATTGAAGTGGGCAAAATCATGACTTCTGAATTATTAGGACTTGGACTTTTGGACAAAGCCGATGTTCAAAACGAAAATCCAGATTGGCCCGCTTACAAAAAATACTTCATGCACGGCACTTCACACCACATGGGACTAGACACTCACGATTACGGACTTTTGACTGAGCCTATGCAAGCCAATATGGTTTTCACGGTAGAGCCCGGAATTTACATTCCTGAAGAAGGTTTTGGAATCCGTATTGAAGATGATGTTGTGATCCAACCAACAGGCGAACCTTTCAATTTAATGCGCAACATCCCAATTGAAGCAGATGAAATTGAAAGCTTGATGAATGCTTAA
- a CDS encoding hydroxymethylglutaryl-CoA synthase family protein: MKTGIDALSFDVAKLHLPIKTLAEARKIEPEKLEKGLGLLKMTLTDAHQDSVVLAANALTKLITDHNLNLNEIARIYVGTESAIDNAKPIGSFLIDLMEQKFSENTLAECDVVDFTFACIGGVDAMQNCLDFIRLNPDKKAIVVTTDIAKYDLNSTGEYTQGAGAMAMLITTNPRIIAFENNWATNTKGVFDFFKPHRTISKEAITGNTNNEAWFDNLEAEIEIHKDQPVFDGQYSNQCYMDRTRNAYFSFKKLKKTSETLYQSWNSIIMHLPYSFQGRRMLSEIYALDAQNSIISGNETPAEYQNKLKETSKTAEYKTFVDEKLMPAELASSLIGNLYTGSIFMGFLSTLSLFYNTNKEITGNTFGFLAYGSGSKSKVFEGIIQDQWKEALANVKLFETLDQSFEINFETYEKLHKKEQKQSIQTPKNEWILDRIESENTNLLGARYYKWVN; the protein is encoded by the coding sequence ATGAAAACAGGAATTGACGCACTATCTTTTGATGTAGCCAAACTACATTTACCCATAAAAACATTGGCAGAAGCCAGAAAAATAGAGCCTGAAAAACTAGAAAAAGGTTTGGGATTACTCAAAATGACTTTAACAGATGCGCACCAAGACAGCGTTGTTTTGGCAGCAAATGCTTTAACCAAATTAATTACAGACCACAACCTTAATCTTAACGAAATAGCCCGAATTTATGTAGGCACCGAAAGCGCTATTGACAATGCCAAACCTATCGGTTCCTTCCTTATTGATTTAATGGAGCAAAAATTTAGCGAAAACACCTTAGCCGAATGCGACGTGGTCGATTTTACATTTGCTTGTATCGGCGGTGTAGATGCCATGCAAAATTGCCTTGACTTCATCCGTTTAAATCCAGACAAAAAAGCGATTGTTGTTACAACTGATATTGCTAAATACGATTTGAACTCTACTGGCGAATACACGCAGGGAGCTGGAGCAATGGCGATGTTGATTACTACTAACCCAAGAATTATTGCTTTTGAAAATAATTGGGCTACCAATACCAAAGGTGTTTTCGACTTTTTCAAACCACACCGAACAATTTCTAAGGAAGCCATCACTGGAAATACAAACAACGAAGCTTGGTTTGATAATCTGGAAGCCGAAATCGAAATCCACAAAGACCAACCCGTTTTTGACGGACAATATTCGAATCAGTGTTATATGGACAGAACCCGAAACGCATATTTTTCGTTTAAAAAATTAAAAAAGACTTCAGAAACCTTATACCAAAGTTGGAATAGCATTATCATGCACTTGCCTTATTCCTTCCAAGGGAGACGTATGTTATCTGAAATCTATGCTTTGGATGCCCAAAATTCAATAATTTCAGGAAATGAAACTCCGGCAGAGTACCAAAACAAGCTAAAAGAAACTAGCAAAACGGCCGAATACAAAACTTTTGTGGATGAAAAATTAATGCCTGCCGAATTGGCCTCTTCTTTGATTGGTAATCTTTATACTGGATCTATTTTTATGGGATTCCTTTCTACTTTGTCCCTTTTTTATAATACGAATAAAGAAATTACTGGAAATACTTTTGGATTCCTAGCCTATGGAAGTGGATCTAAATCTAAAGTTTTTGAAGGAATTATTCAAGACCAATGGAAAGAAGCTTTAGCTAATGTAAAACTATTTGAAACCTTAGATCAAAGTTTCGAAATTAACTTTGAAACTTATGAAAAACTCCATAAAAAAGAACAAAAACAAAGTATTCAAACTCCAAAAAACGAATGGATTTTAGATCGAATCGAATCTGAAAATACAAATTTATTAGGAGCTCGTTACTACAAATGGGTAAATTAA
- a CDS encoding succinate dehydrogenase cytochrome b subunit — protein MAKSGLLKSSIAKKVAMALSGLFLMLFLAQHFFINMMSVFSADVFNSISHFMGLNPLVQFVIQPILIIGVVFHFIMGFVLDIQNKKARPIGYASYNGAANASWASRNMIISGSVILAFLGLHFYDFWVPEIVYKYVEFNAADETRYFPELVHKFESPVRTALYSLSFILLSLHLRHGFSSSFQSVGQNNKYTKGMKNFGLWFSVIVPLGFVFIALFHHFNH, from the coding sequence ATGGCAAAATCTGGATTATTGAAATCGTCAATAGCAAAAAAAGTAGCTATGGCACTTTCAGGACTTTTTTTGATGTTGTTTTTAGCGCAGCATTTTTTTATTAATATGATGTCAGTTTTTAGTGCTGATGTTTTTAATTCGATTTCTCATTTCATGGGATTGAATCCTTTGGTTCAGTTTGTTATTCAGCCAATCCTTATTATAGGTGTTGTTTTTCACTTCATCATGGGATTTGTATTGGATATTCAAAACAAAAAAGCAAGACCTATTGGGTACGCTAGCTACAATGGTGCTGCAAATGCAAGTTGGGCGTCACGTAACATGATTATTTCAGGATCAGTTATTTTAGCGTTTTTAGGATTGCATTTTTATGATTTTTGGGTTCCAGAAATTGTATACAAATATGTAGAATTCAATGCTGCAGACGAGACTCGTTATTTTCCTGAATTAGTACACAAGTTTGAAAGCCCAGTTCGTACAGCTTTGTACAGCTTATCATTTATTTTATTGTCTTTACACTTGCGTCACGGATTCAGTTCGTCTTTCCAATCTGTCGGACAAAATAATAAATATACTAAAGGAATGAAAAACTTCGGATTATGGTTTTCAGTAATCGTTCCTTTAGGATTCGTGTTTATTGCATTATTTCATCATTTCAATCATTAA
- a CDS encoding fumarate reductase/succinate dehydrogenase flavoprotein subunit, with translation MALDSKIPHGPIADKWTNYKDHINLVNPANKRNLDIIVVGTGLAGGSAAATLAELGYNVKAFCFQDSPRRAHSIAAQGGINAAKNYKGDGDSVYRLFYDTVKGGDYRAREANVYRLAEVSANIIDQCVAQGVPLAREYGGLLDNRSFGGTLVSRTFYAQGQTGQQLLLGAYSAMNRQIGRGKIKMYNRHEMLELVKIDGKARGIIARNLITGEIERHSAHAVVIASGGYGNVFFLSTNAMGSNATAAWKIHKKGAFFANPCYTQIHPTCIPVSGDHQSKLTLMSESLRNDGRIWVPAKLEDAQAIREGKKKATDIPEADRDYFLERRYPAFGNLVPRDVASRAAKERCDAGFGVNKTGEAVYLDFAAAIQRYGKEAAYVKGLDANDNALVTKLGTEIVKSKYGNLFQMYYKIVDEDPYTTPMMIYPAVHYTMGGTWVDYNLMTTIPGCFSIGESNFSDHGANRLGASALMQGLADGYFVLPYTIGDYLAPDIKMGPISTDRPEFEEAEKSVKDLIAKFINNDGKHSVDHFHKKLGKIMWNKVGMARNEKGLKEAIEEIAALREEFYRDVKVPGTDKEFNQELEKAIRVADFLELGELFAKDALHRNESCGGHFREEYQTEEGEALRDDENFAYVAAWEYKGKPSDAVLHKEPLNYENIKLVQRSYK, from the coding sequence ATGGCATTAGATTCAAAAATTCCACATGGTCCAATTGCGGACAAATGGACAAATTATAAAGATCATATTAATTTAGTAAACCCTGCTAACAAACGTAATTTAGATATTATTGTTGTTGGGACAGGATTGGCTGGAGGTTCTGCAGCTGCTACTTTAGCAGAATTAGGATATAACGTAAAAGCATTTTGTTTCCAAGATTCACCTCGTCGTGCGCACTCTATTGCAGCACAAGGGGGTATCAACGCAGCAAAAAATTATAAAGGAGACGGTGACTCAGTTTACAGATTGTTTTACGATACTGTAAAAGGAGGAGATTATCGTGCTCGTGAGGCAAACGTGTATCGTTTGGCTGAAGTTTCTGCTAATATTATTGACCAATGTGTGGCTCAAGGGGTGCCATTGGCTCGTGAATATGGTGGATTATTAGATAACCGTTCTTTTGGAGGAACTTTGGTTTCTCGTACATTTTACGCACAAGGTCAAACAGGGCAACAATTATTGTTAGGAGCTTATTCTGCAATGAACCGTCAAATTGGTCGTGGAAAAATCAAAATGTATAACCGTCACGAAATGCTTGAATTAGTAAAAATTGACGGAAAAGCAAGAGGTATCATTGCTCGTAACTTAATTACTGGAGAAATCGAAAGACATTCAGCTCACGCTGTTGTTATTGCTTCTGGAGGTTACGGAAACGTATTCTTCTTATCAACTAACGCAATGGGTTCTAATGCTACTGCAGCATGGAAAATTCATAAAAAAGGAGCTTTCTTTGCAAACCCTTGTTATACTCAAATTCACCCAACATGTATTCCGGTTTCAGGTGACCACCAATCAAAATTAACGTTGATGTCAGAGTCGTTACGTAATGACGGACGTATCTGGGTTCCTGCTAAATTAGAAGATGCACAAGCTATCCGCGAAGGAAAGAAAAAAGCAACTGATATTCCTGAAGCAGACAGAGATTATTTCTTGGAAAGAAGATATCCAGCGTTTGGTAACTTAGTACCTCGTGACGTTGCTTCTCGTGCTGCTAAAGAAAGATGTGATGCTGGTTTTGGTGTGAACAAAACAGGTGAGGCAGTTTACTTAGATTTTGCTGCAGCTATTCAACGTTACGGAAAAGAAGCGGCTTATGTAAAAGGTTTAGATGCTAATGACAATGCTTTAGTAACTAAATTAGGTACTGAAATTGTAAAAAGTAAATACGGAAACTTATTCCAAATGTATTACAAAATCGTTGACGAAGATCCATATACTACGCCAATGATGATTTACCCTGCGGTTCACTATACAATGGGTGGAACATGGGTTGATTATAACTTAATGACTACAATTCCTGGTTGTTTCTCAATTGGAGAGTCTAACTTCTCTGATCACGGAGCGAACCGTTTAGGAGCTTCTGCTTTGATGCAAGGTTTAGCTGATGGTTATTTCGTATTGCCATACACAATTGGTGATTACTTAGCACCAGATATCAAAATGGGACCTATTTCTACAGATAGACCTGAATTTGAAGAGGCTGAGAAATCTGTAAAAGATTTGATTGCTAAATTTATCAATAATGATGGTAAACATTCAGTTGATCACTTCCACAAAAAATTAGGAAAAATTATGTGGAACAAAGTAGGTATGGCTCGTAACGAAAAAGGATTAAAAGAAGCAATCGAAGAAATCGCTGCTTTACGTGAAGAGTTTTATAGAGATGTAAAAGTACCCGGAACAGATAAAGAATTCAACCAAGAATTAGAAAAAGCAATTCGTGTTGCCGATTTCTTAGAGTTAGGAGAATTATTCGCCAAAGATGCTTTACACCGTAATGAGTCTTGTGGAGGTCACTTCCGTGAAGAATATCAAACAGAAGAAGGGGAAGCACTTCGTGATGACGAAAACTTTGCTTATGTTGCTGCTTGGGAATACAAAGGAAAACCAAGTGATGCGGTACTTCACAAAGAGCCGTTGAATTACGAGAACATTAAATTAGTACAACGTAGTTATAAATAG
- a CDS encoding succinate dehydrogenase/fumarate reductase iron-sulfur subunit, whose protein sequence is MKLTLKIWRQKNAQDKGRMVDYKIDGIEPDMSFLEMLDVFNEQQINAGEEPVAFDHDCREGICGMCSLFINGEAHGPDRGVTTCQLHMRMFKDGDTITIEPFRAAAFPVVKDLVVDRSSFDRIQHAGGFISVNTSGNTIDANTIPVNKDDADKAFDAATCIGCGACVATCKNSSAMLFVSAKVSQYALLPQGRVEAADRVLNMVKQMDEEGFGNCTNTGACEIECPKGISLENIARMNREYLSASLKG, encoded by the coding sequence ATGAAACTTACATTAAAAATATGGCGTCAAAAAAACGCTCAAGATAAAGGGAGAATGGTCGATTATAAAATCGACGGAATTGAACCTGATATGTCATTCCTTGAAATGCTTGATGTATTCAACGAACAACAAATCAATGCTGGTGAAGAACCAGTAGCTTTTGACCACGACTGTCGTGAAGGAATTTGCGGAATGTGTTCTTTATTTATTAACGGTGAAGCACACGGACCAGATAGAGGAGTAACTACTTGTCAATTACACATGCGTATGTTTAAAGACGGAGATACTATCACTATCGAGCCTTTCCGTGCCGCAGCTTTCCCAGTGGTAAAAGACTTAGTTGTTGACAGAAGTTCTTTTGATAGAATCCAACACGCAGGAGGATTTATTTCGGTAAATACTTCTGGAAATACTATTGATGCTAACACGATTCCGGTAAACAAAGATGATGCTGATAAAGCGTTTGATGCTGCAACTTGTATTGGATGTGGAGCTTGCGTGGCTACATGTAAAAACTCTTCAGCTATGTTATTCGTTTCGGCTAAAGTTTCTCAATATGCTTTGTTACCACAAGGTAGAGTAGAAGCTGCTGACCGTGTATTGAACATGGTTAAACAAATGGATGAAGAAGGTTTTGGTAACTGTACGAATACAGGAGCTTGTGAAATCGAATGTCCTAAAGGAATTTCATTAGAGAACATTGCTCGTATGAACAGAGAATATCTTTCAGCTAGCTTGAAAGGATAA